One Burkholderia sp. PAMC 26561 genomic window carries:
- a CDS encoding MotA/TolQ/ExbB proton channel family protein, producing the protein MQSYGLAHVWEQGDFVTRGIALALAIMSVLSWTVIVVKGLNVLRLKRLTKNAEQAFWHSDDFADGIKKLSNHSAKTQDNPFLALALSGQDAADHHHQTQPHLHDRMDVSDWITRCLKDTMDEGVGRMQAGLAVLASIGSTAPFVGLFGTVWGIYHALLTIGATGQTSIDQVAGPVGESLIMTAFGLFVAIPAVLGYNALTRWNKAIVTKLNRFAHGLHAFFVTGTKLASSKRGDGLRLATQNAAGTPSAVKPASRVS; encoded by the coding sequence ATGCAAAGCTACGGTTTGGCCCACGTCTGGGAACAAGGGGATTTCGTCACGCGGGGTATCGCGCTTGCGCTGGCGATCATGTCGGTGCTGTCGTGGACCGTGATCGTGGTGAAGGGTTTGAACGTGCTGCGCCTGAAGCGCCTGACCAAGAACGCGGAACAGGCCTTCTGGCATTCCGACGACTTCGCCGATGGCATCAAGAAACTTAGCAACCATTCGGCCAAGACACAGGACAACCCGTTCCTCGCGCTCGCCCTCTCCGGCCAGGACGCGGCCGACCATCATCACCAGACGCAACCGCATCTGCACGACCGCATGGATGTGTCGGACTGGATCACGCGCTGCCTGAAAGACACCATGGACGAAGGCGTCGGCCGCATGCAGGCAGGGCTTGCCGTGCTGGCATCGATTGGCAGTACCGCGCCGTTCGTCGGATTGTTCGGCACGGTGTGGGGTATCTATCACGCGCTGCTGACCATCGGCGCGACAGGACAGACGTCGATCGACCAAGTCGCGGGACCGGTTGGCGAATCGCTGATCATGACGGCGTTCGGCCTGTTCGTCGCAATTCCGGCGGTGCTCGGTTATAACGCATTGACGCGCTGGAACAAGGCAATCGTGACGAAGCTGAACCGCTTTGCGCACGGCCTGCATGCGTTCTTCGTGACGGGTACGAAGCTGGCTTCGAGCAAGCGCGGCGATGGTTTGCGCCTCGCTACGCAAAACGCTGCAGGCACGCCGTCGGCCGTCAAGCCTGCATCGCGTGTGAGCTAA
- a CDS encoding ExbD/TolR family protein: MAMSPFSSDEDDGMMSEINMTPLVDVMLVLLIIFLVTIPAINHAVKIDLPKASSQPQDTKPAHVDVAVEADGTVLWNDEKVDDNALQARIADASKQTPQPELRLRADRKVPYERVADVMSAAQGGGLSKIGFVTEPKAGAK; encoded by the coding sequence ATGGCCATGAGCCCTTTCTCCAGCGACGAGGACGACGGCATGATGAGCGAGATCAACATGACGCCGCTCGTCGACGTCATGCTGGTTTTGCTGATCATCTTTCTTGTCACGATTCCCGCGATCAATCACGCGGTGAAAATCGATTTGCCCAAGGCGAGCAGCCAGCCGCAGGACACCAAGCCGGCACACGTCGATGTCGCCGTGGAAGCGGACGGCACGGTACTGTGGAACGATGAAAAAGTCGATGATAACGCCCTGCAAGCGCGAATCGCCGATGCATCGAAACAGACGCCGCAGCCGGAATTGCGTTTGCGCGCGGACCGCAAGGTGCCGTATGAGCGGGTTGCCGATGTGATGTCGGCCGCCCAAGGCGGCGGGTTATCGAAGATTGGTTTTGTGACCGAGCCGAAAGCGGGCGCGAAGTAA